The region TCCGGCACCGAAGAAGCAATACGTGGTGACGATGAAAGGCAAACTTAAGTTCAGGGTAAGCGATGGCTCAACCTTCATCATCGAACCCGGCACGGTTCTGCTTGCGGCAGACACGACGGGCGAAGGTCACAGCTGGGATATTGTCGACGGTAAAGAGTGGGTTCGCGTTTATATTCCGGTGGGCGATGATGACCACTTTATTGCCGATAAATAACCAGTGAACTGCATTATTTATCAGCCCTGTTTCGTGCGGGGCTGATCGCTTAATACTAGGAACAAATATCCCTGGTGATATAAATACCGCATCAGAACATTCACAAGCCATTATAAAAGAATGTTAGCGCGATCACGTTCCGCAATGGTCATTGTTCTGATAAATAAATAGTTGCATGCAGCAGTCATTTGCGTCTCACCGCTATTATTCGGCTGGCCTGATTGACAGGCCAGCCGTTAAACGGAATTGCCGGGTTTTATATAGCGCTATTTATTTTTACGCGTAAGCAGTACGCCGCACTCCATATGGTGCGTATACGGGAATTGATCGAACAGCGCCAGACGTGAAATATCGTGTGTCTGGCTCAATGCTTCCAGGTTTTTACACAGCGTTTCCGGGTTGCAGGAGATATACAGAATACGCGGATAGGCCTGCACCATTTTCTCGGTTTCCGCATCCAGCCCGCTGCGCGGTGGATCGACGAAAATCGTTTCGCACTGGTAGCTCGCAAGATCGATACCCTGCAAGCGGTTAAAAGCGCGCACGCCATTCATCGCCTGCGTAAATTCTTCGGCGGACATGCGGATAATCTGCACGTTATCAATGTGGTTAGCCGCGATATTGTATTGCGCTGCCGCCACGGACGGTTTGGCGATTTCGGTTGCCAGCACGCGATCGAAATTGCGTGCCAGCGCCAGCGAGAAGTTGCCATTGCCGCAATACAGCTCCAGCAGATCGCCCGTTGAATCGCGCGTGACATCAAGCGCCCATTCCAGCATTTGGATATTCATCGCGGCGTTAGGCTGCGTAAAGCTGTTCTCTACCTGGCGGTAGATCATCTCTCTGCCACCGACCGGCAGACGCTCATCGACAAAATCCTGATCCAGCTCGATTTTAGTTTTGGTCGCACGGCCAATTAACTGCACATTCAGATTCCGGGCGCGCAGTGCGTCACGCAGGTGCGCGGCTTCTGCCTGCCATTCATCATCCAGCTTTTTGTGATAGAGCAGAGTGACAATCGCCTGGTTGCTCATGGTGCTCAGGTAATCAATCTGGAACAGTTTATGACGCAGTGTTTTATTGCCGCGTACCGCCTCGATCATCACCGTCATTAATTGGTTAATCAGCTCGCTTGCCGCCGGGAAGCTGTCCACGCGGATCCGCGATTTCGTCTGCTGATCGAAAATGATGTGGTAGAGATCGTCGCCGTCATGCCAGATGCGGAATTCGGCGCGCATACGGTAATGGCTGACCGGTGAGCGGAACACCTCCGGAAGCGGCGCGGAAAAAGGCGTCATCATTGATTGCAGACGCACCACTTTTTCGGCCAGCTGGGCTTCGTACTGTTCTGTCGGCAGGTGTTCGGGGGTCATCATGCTTCCTGAGTGATTAAGAATAACGCGGGGATTGTAGGCATTGCTCAGGCGATGTCCAGCCCCGGATGTGAGCTAAATAGTCAGTTAGCAGTCTGGACATCCATATGTTACAGAATGTAGCATCCTTGTTCCGGTCCTGTGAGTTAAAAGGGAACCCAGTGAGAATCTGGGGCTGACGCGCAGCGGTAAGGATCAAGGTGAGAGAGCAGACACTGCCTGTTGGGTGGGAAGTCGCTTTCTTGATGTACCTCCAAGCCCGAAGACCTGCCGGTATACGTCGCATCTGGTGACATCATCGCGTGCTATTGATGGAACCTGCGGCATCCTTACTCTTTTGTGGATGCTTTCACAATGATTAAAAAAGCTTCGCTGCTGACGGCGCTCTCCGTCACAGCTTTTTCCGGCTGGGCGCAAGATAGCAGCTCAGACACTTTGGTGGTGACAGCAAATCGTTTTCAACAACCGGCTAAGACGGTGCTTGCACCAACTGAAGTGGTGACGCGTGAGGACATCGATCGCTGGCAGTCGCGCTCACTGGTTGATGTGCTGCGTCGCCTGCCTGGAGTTGATATCGCGCAAAACGGCGGATTAGGCCAGACCGCTTCGGTTTATGTGCGGGGTACAGAAGCGAAACACCTGCTGCTGCTGATTGATGGCGTACCGGTTGCGCGCTCAGGGATTTCCAACGATCCCGAGCTGAATCAAATCCCGCTCTCTTTAGTGCAACGTGTTGAATATATTCGCGGGCCGCGCTCTGCCGTGTATGGCTCCGGGGCGATTGGCGGCGTGGTTAACGTCATTACCATGACCGGCAATGAGAAATCACAAATCAATGCCGGCGTAGGCTCGAAAGGCTATCAGACCTACGACGGTACGCTGCGCCAGCGCTTTGGCGACACCGTGGCGACGGCGGCGGGTTCTTATACCAGCACACGCGGTTTTAATGTGCAGCCCGGTTCAACCTGGGATCATGACAGTGATCGCGATGGTTATCGCAACAAAACGTTCTGGGGCAGCCTGCAGCACAAGTTCAACGATAACGTCGACGGTTTCTTTCGCGGCTACAACTTTAGCAATAACGTGGATTACGATCTTGGCAGCCCACCGTTCGCGCCAGACTATAGCGCCGATGAGCGTCAACTGTTTGTGCAGGGTTGGGATACCGGACTGAATTTCGCCGAGGGGATCTATTCGTCCCAGTTGCTGGCCAGCTACCAGAAAAGCAAAGACTACAACTACAGCAGCATTTATGGCCGTTATAACGACGGCACCACGCTGGATGATATGGAGCAGCGATACATTCAGTGGGGTAACAACGTTGATGTCGGCAAAGGTTCTGTTGGCGCGGGCGTAGACTGGAAACAAGAGCGGCTGGTTTCATCGAATAAAACGACGCGCGATGCTTATGAGCGTGAGAATACGGGCTTGTACCTGAACGGGATGCAGCAGTTCGGCGATGTCACGCTGGAAGCCTCGGGCCGTGAAGATAAAGATGACGAGTTCGGCTGGCATGGTACCTGGCAGACCGCTGCCGGCTGGGAGTTCGTTGAAAACTACCGTCTGACCGTCTCTTATGGCACTGGCTTCCTGGCGCCTTCTTTAGGCCAGCAGTTTGGTGCGAAGCGTTTTGGCATTGCTTCCAACCCGAACCTGAAACCGGAAGAGTCCAGACAGTGGGAAGCGGGTGTTGAAGGCTTAACCGGCCCGCTGGACTGGCGTTTGTCTGCCTATCGCTATGAGATTGAAAACCTGATCACCTATAGCAATACGGCTTACTACAACATCAACTCTGCCACTATTAAAGGCGTTGAGTGGACGGGCAGCGTAGATACCGGCATTTTCTCGCATCGCGTGACGCTGCAATACATTGATCCGCGTGATGATGAAACCAATGAAGTGCTGCCGCGTCGTGCGAAGCGTCAGGCGAAGTACCAGCTTGACTGGTCCGTATTGAATGTCGATATGGATCTGGCCTGGGAGTACTTCGGTAAGCGCTATGACAACCGCACGTCAACCTATAATCCTGAGCAACGTATTTTGCCAAGTTATAGTACGGTTGATTTTTCTGCCTCATATCCTGTGACCTCTCATTTAACAGTTCGTGGTAAAATCGCCAACCTGTTCGATAAAGAGTACGAGACAGCATATGGCTACCAAACTGCAGGACGGGAATACACCTTGTCTGGCAGCTACACCTTCTGACGCACGTCCCACCGTGCTGGTGTTTGACTCCGGCGTCGGTGGGTTATCCGTTTATGATGAGATCCGGCATCTCCTGCCGGATCTGCATTACATCTACGCGTTTGACAATGTCGCTTTCCCCTATGGTGAGAAAAGCGAAGCGTTTATTGTTGAGCGCGTTGTCGAAATCGTCGCCGCCGTTCAGGCCCAATACCCCCTCGCACTGGCCGTTATTGCCTGTAATACGGCGAGCACCGTATCTTTGCCCGCGCTGCGGGAGACGTTTTCCTTCCCTGTCGTCGGCGTAGTGCCTGCCATCAAACCCGCCGCGCGTCTAACGGCGAACGGCGTGGTAGGGCTGCTGGCCACGCGGGGTACGGTGAAGCGTCCTTATACACACGAACTGATTTCGCGTTTCGCGAATGAGTGTCGGATTGAGATGCTGGGTTCGGCGGAGCTGGTTGTATTGGCGGAAGCGAAACTGCATGGTGAAGCGGTCTCGCTGGATGAACTGCGCCATATCCTTCGCCCCTGGCTGCGTATGAAAGAGCCGCCGGATACGGTGGTGCTGGGATGTACGCACTTTCCTTTACTGCAAGACGAGTTGCTGCAAGTGCTGCCGGAAGGAACGCGTTTGATTGATTCAGGCGCGGCAATTGCGCGTCGTACTGCCTGGCTGCTTGAACACGAAGCGCCGGATGCGAAATCTTCCGATGAGAATATTGCCTATTGCATGGCATTAACGCCAGAGACTGCGCAATTATTGCCCGTTTTGCAGCGCTATGGGTTCAAAAAGCTCGAAAAACTGGCGCTTTAGCGCAGTTTTGCGCAAAAAAGAGACGGTTGAAAAGTTTTTTGAAATTAGGGGTTGTCAGCGGGAATTAACTCCCTATAATGCGCCTCCACTGACACGGCACAACGGCAAACACACCGGCCTGTCAGGTGAAGCAATCTGAAAATAAACAGTTGACTTCACAGCGGGAAAGCGTAGTATACGCAACCCGCGCCGCAGCAAAAAGCGAGGCGGCACTGCTCTTTAACAATTTATCAGACAATCTGTGTGGGCACTCAGGGTGACTGGATTCTTGACGTCGCAAGACGAAAAATGAATACCAAGTCTCAACGAGTGAACACGTAATTCATTACGAAGTTTAATTCATTGAGCATCAAACTTTTAAATTGAAGAGTTTGATCATGGCTCAGATTGAACGCTGGCGGCAGGCCTAACACATGCAAGTCGAACGGTAGCACAGAGAGCTTGCTCTCGGGTGACGAGTGGCGGACGGGTGAGTAATGTCTGGGAAACTGCCTGATGGAGGGGGATAACTACTGGAAACGGTAGCTAATACCGCATAACGTCGCAAGACCAAAGAGGGGGACCTTCGGGCCTCTTGCCATCAGATGTGCCCAGATGGGATTAGCTAGTAGGTGGGGTAACGGCTCACCTAGGCGACGATCCCTAGCTGGTCTGAGAGGATGACCAGCCACACTGGAACTGAGACACGGTCCAGACTCCTACGGGAGGCAGCAGTGGGGAATATTGCACAATGGGCGCAAGCCTGATGCAGCCATGCCGCGTGTATGAAGAAGGCCTTCGGGTTGTAAAGTACTTTCAGCGGGGAGGAAGGGAGTAAGGTTAATAACCTTGCTCATTGACGTTACCCGCAGAAGAAGCACCGGCTAACTCCGTGCCAGCAGCCGCGGTAATACGGAGGGTGCAAGCGTTAATCGGAATTACTGGGCGTAAAGCGCACGCAGGCGGTCTGTCAAGTCGGATGTGAAATCCCCGGGCTCAACCTGGGAACTGCATCCGAAACTGGCAGGCTTGAGTCTCGTAGAGGGAGGTAGAATTCCAGGTGTAGCGGTGAAATGCGTAGAGATCTGGAGGAATACCGGTGGCGAAGGCGGCCTCCTGGACGAAGACTGACGCTCAGGTGCGAAAGCGTGGGGAGCAAACAGGATTAGATACCCTGGTAGTCCACGCCGTAAACGATGTCTATTTGGAGGTTGTGCCCTTGAGGCGTGGCTTCCGGAGCTAACGCGTTAAATAGACCGCCTGGGGAGTACGGCCGCAAGGTTAAAACTCAAATGAATTGACGGGGGCCCGCACAAGCGGTGGAGCATGTGGTTTAATTCGATGCAACGCGAAGAACCTTACCTGGTCTTGACATCCACAGAACTTTCCAGAGATGGATTGGTGCCTTCGGGAACTGTGAGACAGGTGCTGCATGGCTGTCGTCAGCTCGTGTTGTGAAATGTTGGGTTAAGTCCCGCAACGAGCGCAACCCTTATCCTTTGTTGCCAGCGGTTAGGCCGGGAACTCAAAGGAGACTGCCAGTGATAAACTGGAGGAAGGTGGGGATGACGTCAAGTCATCATGGCCCTTACGACCAGGGCTACACACGTGCTACAATGGCGCATACAAAGAGAAGCGACCTCGCGAGAGCAAGCGGACCTCATAAAGTGCGTCGTAGTCCGGATTGGAGTCTGCAACTCGACTCCATGAAGTCGGAATCGCTAGTAATCGTGGATCAGAATGCCACGGTGAATACGTTCCCGGGCCTTGTACACACCGCCCGTCACACCATGGGAGTGGGTTGCAAAAGAAGTAGGTAGCTTAACCTTCGGGAGGGCGCTTACCACTTTGTGATTCATGACTGGGGTGAA is a window of Enterobacter sp. R4-368 DNA encoding:
- the trmA gene encoding tRNA (uridine(54)-C5)-methyltransferase TrmA, which translates into the protein MTPEHLPTEQYEAQLAEKVVRLQSMMTPFSAPLPEVFRSPVSHYRMRAEFRIWHDGDDLYHIIFDQQTKSRIRVDSFPAASELINQLMTVMIEAVRGNKTLRHKLFQIDYLSTMSNQAIVTLLYHKKLDDEWQAEAAHLRDALRARNLNVQLIGRATKTKIELDQDFVDERLPVGGREMIYRQVENSFTQPNAAMNIQMLEWALDVTRDSTGDLLELYCGNGNFSLALARNFDRVLATEIAKPSVAAAQYNIAANHIDNVQIIRMSAEEFTQAMNGVRAFNRLQGIDLASYQCETIFVDPPRSGLDAETEKMVQAYPRILYISCNPETLCKNLEALSQTHDISRLALFDQFPYTHHMECGVLLTRKNK
- the btuB gene encoding TonB-dependent vitamin B12 receptor BtuB, whose translation is MIKKASLLTALSVTAFSGWAQDSSSDTLVVTANRFQQPAKTVLAPTEVVTREDIDRWQSRSLVDVLRRLPGVDIAQNGGLGQTASVYVRGTEAKHLLLLIDGVPVARSGISNDPELNQIPLSLVQRVEYIRGPRSAVYGSGAIGGVVNVITMTGNEKSQINAGVGSKGYQTYDGTLRQRFGDTVATAAGSYTSTRGFNVQPGSTWDHDSDRDGYRNKTFWGSLQHKFNDNVDGFFRGYNFSNNVDYDLGSPPFAPDYSADERQLFVQGWDTGLNFAEGIYSSQLLASYQKSKDYNYSSIYGRYNDGTTLDDMEQRYIQWGNNVDVGKGSVGAGVDWKQERLVSSNKTTRDAYERENTGLYLNGMQQFGDVTLEASGREDKDDEFGWHGTWQTAAGWEFVENYRLTVSYGTGFLAPSLGQQFGAKRFGIASNPNLKPEESRQWEAGVEGLTGPLDWRLSAYRYEIENLITYSNTAYYNINSATIKGVEWTGSVDTGIFSHRVTLQYIDPRDDETNEVLPRRAKRQAKYQLDWSVLNVDMDLAWEYFGKRYDNRTSTYNPEQRILPSYSTVDFSASYPVTSHLTVRGKIANLFDKEYETAYGYQTAGREYTLSGSYTF
- the murI gene encoding glutamate racemase, with the protein product MATKLQDGNTPCLAATPSDARPTVLVFDSGVGGLSVYDEIRHLLPDLHYIYAFDNVAFPYGEKSEAFIVERVVEIVAAVQAQYPLALAVIACNTASTVSLPALRETFSFPVVGVVPAIKPAARLTANGVVGLLATRGTVKRPYTHELISRFANECRIEMLGSAELVVLAEAKLHGEAVSLDELRHILRPWLRMKEPPDTVVLGCTHFPLLQDELLQVLPEGTRLIDSGAAIARRTAWLLEHEAPDAKSSDENIAYCMALTPETAQLLPVLQRYGFKKLEKLAL